GGACGAATGCACCTGGGGCACCGGTGTGCCTCGGACCGGCGGCGTGCATTTCGTCAGGGTCTGGTTCGACGCCGATGTAACGGACTCCGGCGTCGGCGAACGCCGTCGCGAAGTATCCGGGACCACCGCCCACGTCGAGCAGTGTGCGACCGGTCGGCGGCTCCCCGTGGCCGGCCAGCCAGAGATCACCGACCATCGTCGCGGTGTCGGCCGCCAGGGCGTTGTAGAAACGTGCCGGATCTGACTGCTCGTAGCGGAATTGCGACAGCAACCGCAGCGAGCGGGTCAGTGTCGCCCGGCGTGCAAAGACATCGGTGATATGTGAGGCGACGGCCACCGGCCACACCCTACGCACGTCAGCTGTCCGCTGTCCGCTCCTGTCCACGCCTTTCGCGCCGCCCACGATGTCGATCAGCTGGGGCGGGTCTCAGGCACCATCGACTGTGCCTCTACGGCTTTGGTCGTGCATTCTGGGCGGTCGACAGGTCTTGGATTCAGCCGCCGGTACACACTAGGCGCCGCCGGTACACACTCGGCGCCGTGCCACCACCTCGCGCCGCCGGGCGGCGCGCATCGTCGCCAGGCTAGGCTGGCGATTGATGTCTGAATTGCGTTCGGTGTTGCTGCTGTGCTGGCGCGATACCGGGCATCCCCAGGGCGGTGGCAGCGAAACCTATCTGCAGCGCATCGGCGCGCAGCTGGTCGCATCCGGTGTCGAGGTCACATTGCGTACCGCCCGCTATCCCGGGGCGCAGCGACGTGAAGTCATCGACGGGGTGCGGATCAGCCGCGCCGGTGGCCGCTCTTCGGTGTACGTATGGGCGCTGGTAGCGATGGCACTGGCGCGGTTCCGGTTGGGCCCGCTGCGCAGGGCGCGGCCGGACGTGGTCGTCGACACCCAAAACGGTCTGCCGTTTCTTGCCCGGCTCTTGTATGGGCGTCGCACGGTGGTGCTGGTCCACCACTGCCATCGCGAGCAGTGGCCGGTGGCCGGTCCGGTGCTCGGTCGGCTGGGCTGGTTCGTCGAGTCGAGGTTGTCGCCACGGCTCAACCGGTACAACCAGTACGTGACGGTGTCGTTGCCGTCGGCGCGTGATCTGGTCGCTCTGGGTGTGGATAACGGGCGAATTGCGGTGGTCCGCAACGGAGTCGACGAGGCGCCGGCGCAGACGTTGTCCGTGCCGCGAGCGGCCACGCCGCGGGTGGTGGTGCTGTCGCGGCTGGTACCGCACAAGCGGATCGAGGATGCGCTGGAAGCCGTGGCGGAGCTACGGCGACGAAACCCGGGGATATCGGGTCTGCACCTCGACGTGGTCGGTGGCGGCTGGTGGCGGCAGCGACTCGTCGACCACGTGAACCGGCTCGGCATTTCCGACGCTGTGACTTTCCATGGTCATGTCGACGACCTCACCAAACACCATGTGCTGCAAAGCTCTTGGGTGCACCTGCTGCCGTCGCGCAAGGAGGGGTGGGGTCTGGCGGTGGTCGAGGCGGCCCAGCACAGCGTGCCCACGGTCGGGTATCGATCCTCCGGCGGTCTGTCCGACTCGATCATCGACGGGGTGACCGGCATCCTGGTCGACAGCCACCGCGAACTCGTGGACCGGCTCGAACAACTGCTCTCCGACCCGGTACTGCGCGATCAACTCGGCGTCAAGGCGCAGGTGCGCAGCGGCGAATTCTCTTGGCGACAAAGCGCCCAAGCCATGCGCATGGTGCTCGAAACGGTGCTGGCCGGCGAGTTCGTCAGCGGCGTGGTGTAATCCGCGAGACTTCATCCTCGGCGATCTGCGCGGGCGTGTCGACGCACCCAACAGCCGGCCATGCCTGCCCCACCCACCAGCAACAGGCAAAGCCATGCCCAATGCGCAATCGTCGTCGCTCGTAGGCGGCCAGCCGGGACACCACCGCCCGAGCCGCCGATCCGATACAGCGCCAACTCGCCGTCGCGGTAGGCCGGCGTCAGCCGCTCGAGCGTGCGCGCGGCCGCACCCATATCCCCGGCGCTGTCCGATTCGACGACCACCCAGCCGACCCCGGCCCGCGCCAACGCCGACGGATCGGCTCCGCGCAGCAGCAACTCCTGCACCTCGCGGGCGTGAGCGCCGTCCCCGGGAACCGTCACCCCGGAAATAACCAGATCGCCCGTCGTCAGCACGTCGGCGCGGACCCAGCGGGGCAGCGGATCGAGCGCCGGCGCCGGCCCCGACCAGGAAAAGCGCCGCATGGTGCCGGCGGGCAGCACCGCGACAGTCCCCGGCTGACGGTTGATCGCCGCCGCGACGGCCGCCCACCCCGGCGGGTAGTGCACGGGTGTGACCCTGCCCCACACGCCCCATGCCAGGTCCGGCAACGCCAAGACGAGTGCCACACAGCAGACCAACCCCGCCACGGCAGGCCGCGACCAGCGTGCCAGCGTCACCACCGCCCCCGCGCCGCACACGGCGTAACCCGGCACCGCCAGCGCCACCCACTTCTGTCCGTCCCGCAGCACGCCCAGGCCGGGTGCGGCGTCAACCATCGCGGTCAGCACCCGCAGCCCCGGGCCGGCGGCCAAAGCCGCCGGCAGCAGCACCGAAACCCCCGCCAGCACCAGCAGCGGCACCACGGTCGGACGACGCGCCGCGGCGGGCAGCCCGACGGCTACCACGGTGAGCAAGACCGTGGCGGACAGCACCGCGAAAATCGTGCTGCGCGAGCCGGGTACGGCTTCGCCATTCCACATTCCGCCGAGACTGGCCAGGCTGGCCAGCGTGCCCAGGCCGGGTTCGGCGCGTGGCGCGAACGCGCTGACGCCGAGCCTGTTCGCCGCGGTGTGGCTGGCCAACGACGAACCGAGGGCCGACGCCGTCAGCCAGGGCAGCGCGCCGACCACCGCAATACCCAATCCCGTTGCGGCGCAAAGCCAACGGGGCCGGCCGTCACCGGGCGCGGCCACACAGGCCAGGGCAACCGTGGCGGCGAGCAGCAGCCCGGTCGGGGTCAGTCCGGCCAGCGCCGTCCAAAATGCCAGGGCGAAAAAGCCGGATCCGCTCAAGCGCAACCCCAGCATCGCCGTGGCAACCCACGGCAGGCAGCCGTAGCCGAGTAACAGGCTCCAGTGCCCCTGCAAAAGCCGTTCGGCGACATAGGGATTCCAGATCGCGATCGTGATCGCGACGAACTGGCCACCGGCTCCGGCCGTCGGCAGCACCATCGTCACCAGGTGGGCCGCACCCCAGCCCGCGAACCAGAGGCCCAGGACCAGCAATGCCTTCACCACGATGCCGCCGTCGACCAGATGCGACGCTAGCGCCACCGCAAAATCCTGCGGCGTCGCGCGGGGCGCCGCGGTCAACCCGAGGGCGGTGTCGGACAGATACGACCGCGGGGTGGACACCGCGTCGCGCACGAGCAGATATCCGGGTCGCAGTAGCGGCAGCACCACCAGCAGCGCCAGAGCTAACGCATAGCCCGGTCGCAACCAGCGCACGTCGACGCGTTAAGCCCGTTCCGAGGGGGGAGTCTCAGGCGGTCCGGATTCCGGTGGCGGCTCGGTCGAGGCCGACGGGGGCGGCGGCGACTCCGCCGCGGGTGCGGCCGGGTCTGCCGGCAATTCGGGACGCTGGGTAGGCAGTTTCTCCGTCTCGGCTTCGGCTCCGGGCACAGGTTGCTCCAGCCCGGCGCGCCGGAAGTAGTCGGTGTCGTCGCGGTCGAGGCCGGGCTCCGTCAGGGCGCTTTCCGTGCGCAGGCTGAAGGACGCGAGCAGGCCACCACCGACCAGCGCGATCAAGCCGACGGCAGTGAAGGTGATCGGCAACACCCGCGACCACAGCGCCAGCCGGTCGCGCTCGTCGCGGGCGGAGTTCACCTGGGATTCGACGGTCTCTTCGGTGGAGGTGACCTTGTAGTCGGCCAGCGTCACCTCGGGCTTCATCGCCTCGCGCGCGTAGTAGTGATAGGCGCGTTCGGTTTCCTTGACGATGGTGCCGGTCACCGGGTCCACCCAGAAGGTTCGCTGCGCGGCGTAGTAGCGGTTCATCGTGATCTGTTCGCCCGGTTCGCCCGGAACGCCCCACATCGCCGCCGTCGTGGTGATCTTTCCGTCCTCGTCACCGGCGTACAGCGACGGGTACTTGATCGGCGCAACCAACTTCCCGTCGGAGCCATAGCCCACGTTCTGCGTGAAGCGGTAGGTGGTTAAGCCGTTGACGTCCTCTTGGCTGTCGTAATTGGCGTCGAACGCCTTCTGCGCGATCGGATCGAAGTAGGGGTAGGACTTCTTCTCGGTGTGAAACGGGAAGCGGTAGGCCAATCCTTCGTGACGTAGCGGGATGGCGGTCGGCGGGCTTTCGTCGTTGAGACCGCGCGGCTTCTGGACCGCGCCGCCGGTGTGGGTGTCGTCGGAGACGGCCATCGCCGTCTTGCGGTTAAGGGTGACCGTGTCGACGATCGCCAGCAGCAGACCGGTGTCCTTCTGCTTGTCGGTACGCCGCACCGAGGTGCCGACCTGGAGGGTGACCACATCGGCGTTGGCCGGCGATTCGACAGTGACCTGCTGTTGGGACACCAGTGGTACGTTCTGGTTGACCACGACGTGATCACCGGACAAAGATGCCGAGTCGAGCGCCGACCCGGTGCCCTGCCTGATCAGCGTGGCATCGATATCCAGCGGTATCTTGGCGATCCTGCTGCTGGTATAGGTGGACAGCAGCAGTGCGGCCATCAGCAGAGCGGCTCCGAGCCCGATCGTCCCTAATGCGGCCATCCGCAACATGACTGCTCGGTTCACGTTGCCGTGACCTCCTTCTCAGACCATGGACTCGTCAGTTGCGATCCGCTCCGACCTGACCAAGCAGCGAGGCAAAACCCGTTTGACCCTAACAGCAGAATGTATTGCCCCGGGCTGCCTACCTGTCCCACTTCGCCGGTGTACCCCATTCGCGCCTCGGCACACGGGCACACTGTGATGGTGACCGATAGCCGGCAAGTGGGCGGGACGCGCAGCTTCCTGCCCGCCGTCGAGGGTATGCGCGCATGCGCGGCCATGGGCGTGGTCGTCACCCATGCCGCATTCCAGACCGGGCATTCCAGTGGCGTCGCCGGCCGGCTGTTCGGCCGATTCGATCTGGCCGTCGCGGTGTTTTTCGCGCTGTCGGGATTCCTGCTGTGGCGCGGACACGCGGCGGCGGCGCGAGCTGCCGGACCACGCCCGCGTACCGGTCACTATCTGCGATCGCGGGCGGTCCGCATCATGCCGGGGTACGTGGTGGCCGTGGTCGTGATCCTGTCCCTGCTGCCCGACGCCGATCACGCCAGCCCGACGGTGTGGCTGGCCAACCTGACGCTCACCCAGATCTATGTGCCGCTCACCCTGACCGGCGGCCTGACTCAGATGTGGAGCTTGTCCGTCGAGGTCACGTTCTATCTGGCGCTGCCGGTGCTCGCGTTGCTGGCCCGCCGCATTCCGGTCGGCGCGCGGGTGCCGGCGATCGCCGCCCTCGGGGTCGTCAGCTGGACCTGGGCTTTCATCCCCGTGCACACCGATCCCGGCACCAACCCGCTGAACTGGCCGCCGGCGTTTTTCTCATGGTTTGCCGCGGGAATGCTGCTGGCCGAGTGGGCGCACAGCCCGATCGGGTGGCCGCACCGGCTGGCGCGCCGCCGGGTGCTCATGGCCGTCGTGGCGGTGCTCGCCTACCTGGTCGCGGCATCACCGCTGGCCGGTCCGGCGGGCTTGGTTCAGGGCACGGCGACCCAATTCGCGGTGAAGACCGCGATGGGCGCGCTGGTGGCGTGGGCGTTGGTCGCGCCCCTGGTGCTGGACCGACCGACGACACCGCACCGGCTGCTCGGCAGTACCGCCATGGTGACGCTGGGGCGGTGGTCCTATGGACTGTTCATCTGGCACCTGGCCGCGCTGGACATGGTGTTTCCGGTGGTCGGCATCTTTCCGTTCACCGGCCACCTGCCGACGGTGCTGGCGCTGACGCTGATCTTCGGTTTCGCCATCGCCGCGGTGAGCTATGCCCTGGTCGAGTCGCCCTGCCGGGAAGCGTTGCGCCGGTGGGAGAAACGCGCCAAGCACATCGAGCCGCAGGACGTCGACCGGGAAGCGGACGCCGTCGCGCCGTAAGCGCCGTACGGCTACTCGTAAGCGCCCTGCCGCTCGAAAATGCGCCGCGGGTTGTCCACAAGCATGGTGTGCAGCTGCTCGTCGGTGACACCGCGCTGCTTCAAGGCGGGAATCACGTCGTTGTGGATGTGCAGGTAATTCCAGTTCGGGGCGGCGACCGGCAGCAGCGCTTCCGGCAGCGCGTCGAAGTAGCAATTGGCGTCGTGTGAGAGCACCATCTTGTCGGCGTGACCGCGCTCGCACATCTGCGCCACGATGTTCACCCGGTCCTCGAACGGCAGGATGACGTCGAGGCCGAACCGGTCCATCCCCAGGTAGGAGCCGGCGGCGATGAGTTCTTCCAGGTAGCCGACGTCGGTGCTGTCGCCCGAATGCCCGATGACCACCCGGCTGAGGTCGACACCCTCCTCTTCGAAGATGCGCTGCTGCTCCAGCCCGCGCCGCAACCCCGCGTGGGTGTGGGTGGAAATCGGCACCCCGGTGCGCTTGTGCGCCTGCGCGACGGCGCGCAACACCCGCTCGACACCGGGGGTGATGCCGGGTTCGTCGGTGGCGCACTTGAGAATGCCGGCCTTGATACCGGTGTCGGCGATGCCCTGCTCGATGTCGCGGACGAACAGGTCGGTCATGGTCTCCGGGCCGTCGAGCTGTGTGCCCGGTCCGAGATAGTGGAAACAGAACGGCACGTCGTTATACGTGTACAAGCCGGTGGCGACGACGATGTTCAGCTCGGTCTGCGCGGCCACCCGGGCGATGCGCGGGATATAGCGGCCCAGGCCGATCACCGTCAGGTCGACGATGGTGTCCACGCCCCGGGACTTCAGCTCGTTGAGCCGGGCGACCGCATCTGCCACCCGCTTGTCCTCGTCTCCCCAGGCGTCGGGATAGTTCTGCACGACTTCGGTGGTCATGATGAACACGTGCTCGTGCATGAGCGTGACGCCGAGATCAGCGGTATCGATGGGCCCGCGGGCGGTATTGAGTTCTGACACGTAGCCGATGCTAGGTCGCCACGCCAGTCAGCCAACAGTGCCGATTTGTCGGCACCCGGTAACAACGACGGCGGTCTTGCAGTACGGTCTACCCGCGTCCATTTCCGAACACATTCGAATCCGCCCGGGAGCCACCCTCATGCTGCTCAACCCCAACCGCCTGCAACGCAAATATCCCGACCGCCGCTCGGCGCAGATCATGCAGGCCACCGTGGACTTCTTCGAGTCCCGGGGAAAGGCGCGCCTCAAGCACGACGACCACGAGCGGGTGTGGTACTCCGACTTTCTGGACCACATGGGGCGGGAACGGATCTTCGCTTCGCTGCTGACGCCCGCGCAGTACGGCGCCTCGGACGACTGCCGCTGGGACACCTACCGGATCAGCGAGTTCGCTGAGATCATCGGCTTCTACGGGCTGAGCTACTGGTACCCGTTCCAGGTCACCGCCCTGGGCCTGGGCCCGATCTGGATGAGCGACAACGAGGACGCCAAGCGCAAGGCCGCCGCCCAGCTCGAACAGGGCGAAGTGTTCGCTTTCGGCCTGTCGGAGCAGGCCCATGGCGCCGACGTGTACCAGACCGACATGATCCTCACGCCATCTGAGCACGGCTGGGTCGCCAACGGCGAGAAGTACTACATCGGCAACGCCAACGTCGCCCGGATGGTCTCCACCTTCGGCAAGATCGACGACTCGTCCGGCAACCCGGAGTACGTCTTCTTCGCCGCCGACTCCCAGCACGACCGCTACGAGCTGAAGAAGAACGTGGTCAACTCGCAGAACTACGTGGCGAACTACGCGCTGCACGATTATCCGGTCACCGAGGCTGACCTGCTGCACCGCGGCATGGGCGCCTTCCACGCCGCGCTCAACACCGTCAACGTGTGCAAGTACAACCTGGGCTGGGGTGCCGTCGGCATGGCCACCCACGCCATGTACGAGGCGATCACCCACGCCGCCAACCGGCACCTGTACGGCACCGTCGTCACCGACTTCAGCCACGTGCGCCGGCTGCTGACCGACGCCTACGCGCGGCTGGTCGCGATGCGGCTGGTGGCCACCCGAGCCAGCGACTACATGCGTAGCGCGTCGGCGGACGACCGGCGCTACCTGCTATACAGCCCGCTCACCAAGGCCAAGGTCACCAGCGAGGGTGAGCGCGTCATCATCGCCCTGTGGGACGTCATCGCGGCCAAGGGCGTGGAGAAGGACACCTTCTTCGAGACCGTGGCCCGCGAAATCGGGCTGCTGCCGCGGCTGGAGGGCACCGTCCACATCAACATCGGGCTGCTGGGCAAGTTCATGCCCAACTACCTGTTCGCCCCCGACGCCGCGCTGCCGCTGATCTCGCGCCGAGACGACGCCGCCGACGACACCTTCCTGTTCAACCAGGGCCCGACCGGCGGCCTGGGCAAGGTGCGCTTCCACAATTGGCGGGCGTCGTTCGACAGCTACGCCCATCTACCCAATGTCGCGCTGCTGCGCGAGCAGGTCGACGTGCTCGCCGAGATGCTGGCGTCGGCCACCCCGGATGCCGCCCAGCAAAAGGACATCGACTTCGCGTTCGGTGTGGGACAGCTCTTTGCGACGGTGCCCTACGGCCAGCTCATCCTGGAAGAGGCCCCGCTGTCGGGTGTGGACGAGGCGCTGATCGACGAGATCTTCGGCTTGCTGGTCCGCGACTTCAACAGCTATGCCGTTGAGCTCAACGACAAATCGGCCACCACGGACGAGCAGGCGCGGTTCGCCATGCGGATGATCCGCCGTCCCGTCCATGACCCGGCGCGCTACGACCGGATCTGGAAGGAACACGTGCTGCCGCTCAACGGCGCATACGAGATGCGGCCCTAAGTGGCGGACGCATCGCTTCAGGCCAGGCGCTTACCCAAATCCCGCTGAGGCCGGGCCGGGTAGCTCTCCGACGATGTTGACCGGGGGCAGCGGCGGGTGGTGCTGACGCTGAGCCGAGCTGGGCGCGCTTGACTATGACGCACCTCACACTAGAATGACCAGTGGTCATCGATGCGAGGAGGCGTATGCCGACGGTGACATGGGCGCGCGTCGACCCGGCTCGCCGGGCGGCCATCGTGGAAGCCGCCGAGGCCGAGTTCGGGGCACACGGGTTTTCCAACGGCAGCCTGAACGTCATCGCACGGCGCGCGCGGGTCGCCAAGGGAAGTCTGTTCCAATACTTTGCCGACAAGCGGGACCTGTACGCGTTCATCGCCGACATCGGCAGCCAGCGGGTGCGTTCGTACATGGAGAACCTCATCCGTCAGCTCGATCCCAGCCGGCCGTTCTTCGAATTTCTCGCCGACCTGCTCGACGGCTGGGTCGCCTACTACGCCGAACACCCCCGCGAGCGTGCCCTTCATGCCGCGGCGACGCTGGAGGTCGACACCGACGCCCGCATCAGCGTGCGGAGCGTCATTCATCGTCATTACCTGGAAGTGCTGCGGCCGTTGGTGCGCGATGCGCAAAACCGCGGTGACCTGCGCGCCGATGCCGACATCGACGTGTTGTTGTCCCTGCTGCTGCTGATCTTTCCGCACTTGGCGCTGGCGCCCTACATGCGCGGTCTGGACCCCGTGCTGGGGCTCGACGAACCCACGCCCGAGCAGCCGGCGCTGGCCGTGCGCAGGCTGGTCGCCGTGCTGGCGGCGGCCTTCTCCCCGAAACTCTCCGCGGAACTCGCCTCGGAAATTGAGGAGGTCACATGACACGGACACGCTCGGGCTCGCTGGCCGCCGGCGGCCTCAACTGGAACAGCCTGCCGTTGAAGTTGTTCGCCGGCGGCAACGCCAAATTCTGGGATCCGGCCGACATCGACTTCTCCCGCGAGCGCGAGGATTGGGATCGGCTGACCGACGCCGAACGCGACTATGCCATCCGGTTGTGCGCCCAGTTCGTCGCCGGTGAGGAAGCCGTGACCGAGGACATTCAGCCGTTCATGGCCGCCATGCGGGCTGAGGGGCGCCTCGCTGACGAGATGTATCTGACCCAGTTCGCGTTCGAGGAGGCCAAGCACACCCAGGTGTTCCGCATGTGGCTGGACTCCGTCGGCGTCACCGGGGACCTGCATGGCTACCTCGACGACCTGCCGTCCTACCGGCAGATGTTCTACGACGAACTGCCGGAATGCCTCAGCGCGTTGGCCACCGATCCGTCGCCGGCGGCCCAGGTCCGGGCATCGGTGACCTACAACCACATCGTCGAGGGCATGCTCGCGCTCACCGGTTACTACGCGTGGCACAAGATCTGTGTGGAGCGCGGCATTCTTCCCGGCATGCAGCGGCTGGTGCGGCACATCAGCGACGACGAGCGCCGCCACATGGCGTGGGGCACCTTCACCTGCCGGCGCCACGTCGCCGCAAACGACGCCAACTGGACGGTGTTCGAAGAGCGGATGAATGAGCTCATCCCGCTGGCCTTGCAACTTACCCAGGACGGCTTCGCCCTCTACGGGGACCCGATGCCCTTCGACCTGTCGGTGGAGGAGTTCATAACGTATTCCAGCGACAAGGGCATGCGGCGCTTCGGGACGATCAGCAGCGCCCGCGGCCGCCCGGTCGGCGAAATCGACCTCGACTTCACGCCGGTGCAGCTCGAGGACACCTTCGCCGAGGAGGATGAGCGCGCCCTGGCCGCGGCCTCGGCCTCGGCCTAGGCCCCGGGTCGTCCCAGACCCTCGAGGCCCCGCCAGCAGACGCAGAATCGCACAACTATCGCGGTGCTGATGCGATTCTGCGGCTGCTCGCCAGCGGAAGGTTAGCCGACCCAGACGGCTTTGGCGTTGCAGAACTCGCGGATCCCGTGTCCGGAAAGTTCCCGGCCGTAGCCGGATCGCTTGATGCCGCCGAAGGGCAATTCCGGGTAGGACACCGTCATGCCGTTGATGAAGACCTGCCCGGCCTCGATCTCGTCGACGAAGCGCTGTTGCTCGGCGTTGTCGCGGGTCCAGGCGTTGGACCCCAGCCCGAAGGTCGTGGCGTTGGCGATCTCGATCGCTTCGTCGATGTCGGCGGCACGGTACACCGAGGCGACGGGCCCGAAGACTTCCTCGGTGTAGAGCGCCATGTCCTTGGTGATGTCGGTGATCACCGTCGGGGGATAGAACCAGCCCGGCCGTTCCGGGGCCTTGCCGCCGCAGCGGATCACCGCGCCGGCCGCCGCGGCGTCGTCGACCTGTTTGGCGATCTCGTCGCGGCCCGACTCGGTGGCCAGCGGACCCACGTCGGTGTCCGGGTCGGTCGGGTCTCCGATCCGCAGCGCAGCCATCCGCTCGACGAACTTGTCGACGAAGGCGTCGTAGATGTCGGTGTGCGCGATGAACCGCTTTGCGGCGATGCAGGATTGGCCGTTGTTCTGCACCCGGGCGGTGACGGCCGTCTTGACCGCCTCGTCCAGGTCGGCGGAGGGCATCACGATGAACGGGTCGCTGCCGCCGAGCTCGAGCACGGTGGGCTTGATCTCGTCACCGGCGATGGCGCCCACCGACTGGCCGGCCGGTTCGCTGCCGGTCAACGTGGCCGCGGCCACCCGCGGATCCCGCAGGATGTCTTCCACCGCGCTTGATGGGACCAGCAACGTCTGGAAGCAACCGTCGGGGAACCCGCCGCGCGCGATGACGTCGGCGAGATACAACGCGCACTGCGGCACATTCGACGCGTGCTTCAACAGACCCACGTTGCCGGCCATCAGGGCGGGCGCGGCGAACCGGACCGCCTGCCACAGCGGGAAGTTCCACGGCATCACGGCCAGCACCACCCCCAGCGGTTGGTAGCGGGTGTAGGCCCTGGCTGCCCCGACCTTCGCCGCGTCGATCGGCTCGTCGGCGAGCAGCGCTTCGGTGTTCTCGGCGTAGTAGCGAAATCCCTTGGCGCACTTGAGCACCTCGGCTTTCGCCGAGGCCAGCGTCTTGCCCATCTCGAGCGTCATCACCGCCGCGGTCTGGTCGGCCTCGGCCTCGAGCAGGTCGGCGGTGGCGTTCGCCCACCGGGCGCGCTGCCCGTAGCTGGTGTGGCGGTAGTCGGCGAACCGCTCATAGGCGCGCGCGATCGCGGCGTCGACTTCTTCGCGGGTCGCCGGTGTGAAGATCTTGACGGTCTCTCCGGTGGCGGGGTTGATCGAGGCGATGGGCACGGTGACATCCTCTGCTGGTGGTCTAGCGGAAGGTTCCCCGCCCAGCCTGCCACTATCGTGGCCAGTGTGACTACCGCCGCCCAACTCATGGTGAAGTGCCTGGAAAGCGAGGGGGTGTCCGTCGTCTTCGGGATACCGGGCGAGGAGAACATCCGTTTCGTACAGGCGTTGGCCGCATCGGACATCCGCTATGTGCTCACCCGGCACGAGCAGGCGGCCGCGTTCATGGCCGAGATGTACGGCCGGGTCACGGGCCGCGCCGCGGTGGTGTCGACGACGCTGGGACCGGGCGCGATCAACATGCAGCTCGGCGTCGCGGACGCGACCACCAACAGCACCCCGATGGTCGCGATCTCGGCGCAGGTGGGTCACGACCGGGAGTTCAAGGAATCGCACCAGTACGTCGACCTGGTGTCGATGTTCGCCCCGATCACCCGGTGGGCCGCCGGCGTGCCCACCGCGCGCGCCATACCGGAGATGTTCCGCAAAGCGTTCAAGGTCGCCGAGACCGAACGCCCGGCGGCGGTGTACCTGGCGGTGCCCGAGCATCTGGACGCCGACGCAGCCGACTATTGCGACCTGGCCCCGTTGCCGCGCAATGTGGTGCGCGCCGACGCGCCGGCGGCGGGACAGGTCGCACGCGCCGTCGAGATCCTGCGCGCGGCTCGCCGGGCCGTCGTGCTGGCCGGACATGGCGCCGCCCGTGGCGACGCGACCGCGGCACTGGTCCGGTTCGCCGACGCGCTCGGCGTGCCGGTGGCCAACACGTTCCACGGCAAGGGCGTGATGCCCGACGACCACCCCAGCAGCATCGGCACCATGGGGTTCATGCGGCACGACTACGTCAACTTCGGGTTCGACGACGCCGACGTCGTGATCGCCGTCGGTTACGAGCTACAGGAGTTCGACCCCGTCCAGATCAACCCGGGCGGCGACAAGAAGATCATTCATATCCACCGCTTCCCGGCCGAGGTCGACGCACACTATCCGGTCGCGGTGGGGATCATCGGCGACATCAGCGCCTCCCTGGATGCGCTGACGGACGCGCTGTCCGGCCACCGCTTCGACTGCGGCACCGACATGCCCGGATCCGGCTTACTCGAAGAAGAATTCGCTCGGGGACAACAGGATTCGCGTTTCCCGCTGGCACCGCAACGAGTGGTGGCCGACACCCGGGCGGCGCTCGGGCGCAACGACGTCGTACTGGTCGACACCGGGGCCACCAAGATGTGGATGGCCCGGCTGTATCCGACGTACCAACGCAACACCTGTCTGATATCAAATGGCTTGTCCACCATGGGCTTTTCCCTGCCTGGGGCCATCGGTGTCAAGCTGGCCCGGCCGGACGCCAAGGTGCTGGCCGTCGTCGGCGACGGCGCGTTCCTGATGAACTCGCAGGAAATCGAGACCGCCGTCCGGGAGCGGATACCGCTGGTGGTGCTGATCTGGGAAGACGGCGGATATGGGCTCATCGAGTGGAAGATGGACCTCGAACTCGGCGAACACTATTACGTCAAGTTCGGCAATCCCGATGTGGTGAGCTACGCGAAAAGCTTTGGCGCCAAGGGGTATCGCATCACCAGCGCCGAGGAATTGCTGCCGACACTGAAAGCCGCGCTCGAGGACGACGGTGTCGCACTGATCTCCTGTCCCGTCGACTACTCCGA
The nucleotide sequence above comes from Mycobacterium pseudokansasii. Encoded proteins:
- a CDS encoding acetolactate synthase large subunit; translated protein: MTTAAQLMVKCLESEGVSVVFGIPGEENIRFVQALAASDIRYVLTRHEQAAAFMAEMYGRVTGRAAVVSTTLGPGAINMQLGVADATTNSTPMVAISAQVGHDREFKESHQYVDLVSMFAPITRWAAGVPTARAIPEMFRKAFKVAETERPAAVYLAVPEHLDADAADYCDLAPLPRNVVRADAPAAGQVARAVEILRAARRAVVLAGHGAARGDATAALVRFADALGVPVANTFHGKGVMPDDHPSSIGTMGFMRHDYVNFGFDDADVVIAVGYELQEFDPVQINPGGDKKIIHIHRFPAEVDAHYPVAVGIIGDISASLDALTDALSGHRFDCGTDMPGSGLLEEEFARGQQDSRFPLAPQRVVADTRAALGRNDVVLVDTGATKMWMARLYPTYQRNTCLISNGLSTMGFSLPGAIGVKLARPDAKVLAVVGDGAFLMNSQEIETAVRERIPLVVLIWEDGGYGLIEWKMDLELGEHYYVKFGNPDVVSYAKSFGAKGYRITSAEELLPTLKAALEDDGVALISCPVDYSENLRLTDRLGQLDGTL